The Streptomyces kanamyceticus genome window below encodes:
- a CDS encoding MBL fold metallo-hydrolase, which translates to MRVRRLGWAGLEIEAGGERLVIDYVRDLSPLFTGWKPGVGLAAPSGKATAALVTHLHRDHTDAAALADTLTPGAPVLRPAPGPGDDVDNVTTLLAERELALHRLATEVVDAWSTRDIGPFGVTAVPSVDGLGDPQLNWVVQADGQRVFHGGDTMFHGFWWRVSRRFSPFDAVFLPANGAVVDAPHLQPPSPLPAALDPRQAAAAAEILDARYAVPMHYEAEQPDKIAGYVETSDPEKEFRTHAGRRAHVLAVGEWLDLAS; encoded by the coding sequence ATGCGAGTGCGACGACTGGGCTGGGCCGGGCTGGAGATCGAGGCGGGCGGCGAGCGACTGGTGATCGACTACGTGCGGGACCTCTCACCGCTGTTCACCGGGTGGAAGCCCGGCGTGGGCCTCGCGGCGCCGAGCGGGAAGGCCACCGCCGCACTCGTCACCCACCTGCACCGGGACCACACCGACGCGGCCGCGCTCGCCGACACGCTGACGCCCGGGGCACCGGTGCTGCGACCGGCGCCCGGCCCCGGCGACGACGTGGACAATGTGACGACGCTGCTGGCCGAACGCGAGCTGGCCCTGCACCGGCTGGCCACCGAGGTCGTGGATGCCTGGTCCACCCGCGACATCGGGCCGTTCGGCGTCACCGCGGTCCCCTCCGTCGACGGCCTCGGCGACCCGCAGCTGAACTGGGTGGTGCAGGCCGACGGGCAGCGGGTCTTCCACGGCGGCGACACGATGTTCCACGGCTTCTGGTGGCGCGTCTCGCGCCGGTTCAGCCCGTTCGACGCGGTGTTCCTGCCCGCCAACGGTGCGGTGGTCGACGCACCGCACCTGCAGCCGCCGAGCCCGCTGCCCGCCGCCCTTGACCCGAGGCAGGCCGCCGCGGCCGCGGAGATACTCGACGCCCGGTACGCGGTGCCGATGCACTACGAGGCGGAGCAGCCGGACAAGATCGCGGGCTACGTCGAAACCTCCGACCCGGAGAAGGAGTTCCGTACACACGCCGGACGGCGCGCACACGTGCTGGCCGTCGGGGAATGGCTGGACCTGGCCTCCTAG
- a CDS encoding DUF4279 domain-containing protein: MPLRQYAYFALFSQHISADDMTSQLGIAPDEVTVRGSRFTEPAVVPVDHSWKVVCREPGLRVDEQITRILDRLQPHTDRIRDLTRQLARTDGGAALHVVRHFNDTDRPRQGAAAAPNLFGWHLDRKVLDFLSTTGAELDIDEYDMAGA, from the coding sequence ATGCCACTTCGCCAGTACGCCTACTTCGCGCTGTTCAGCCAGCACATCTCGGCAGACGACATGACCTCCCAGTTGGGTATCGCTCCCGACGAAGTGACTGTTCGCGGAAGCCGGTTCACCGAGCCCGCGGTGGTTCCGGTCGACCACTCGTGGAAGGTCGTCTGCCGGGAGCCAGGGCTGCGCGTCGACGAACAGATCACCCGCATTCTCGACAGACTCCAGCCCCACACGGACCGCATCCGGGACCTCACCAGGCAGCTGGCCCGCACCGATGGCGGAGCGGCGCTTCACGTCGTGCGCCACTTCAACGACACCGACCGACCCCGGCAGGGCGCGGCGGCTGCCCCCAACCTCTTCGGCTGGCACCTGGACCGCAAGGTCCTGGACTTCCTCAGCACCACCGGAGCCGAGCTCGACATCGACGAGTACGACATGGCCGGAGCCTAG
- a CDS encoding cobalt-precorrin-5B (C(1))-methyltransferase, which produces MSEAKGGRGAQLKHTGLRSGWTTGACATAATTAAYTALLTGDFPDPVTITLPKGQTPAFALAAEELTTSYAMAGIVKDAGDDPDVTHGALVRATVRRLPPGSGVVFKAGPGVGTVTRPGLPLDVGEPAVNPVPRQLMRDHVALVAGRHGGTGDVEITISVDHGEEIARSTWNPRLGILGGLSILGTTGIVVPYSCSAWIDSIRRGVDVARAAGRTHVAGCTGSTSEKTVIAEHGLPEDALLDMGDFAGAVLKYVRRHPVDRLTICGGFAKLSKLAAGHLDLHSARSQVDKGFLAELARTGGASGALAESIAAANTGLEALRLCEAAGVPLGDLVATTARDEALAVLRGAPVTVDVICVDRAGNVVGRSGLGGPFPGGRS; this is translated from the coding sequence ATGAGTGAGGCAAAGGGTGGGCGCGGCGCCCAACTCAAGCACACCGGTCTGCGGTCCGGCTGGACGACGGGGGCCTGCGCGACCGCGGCCACCACGGCCGCGTACACGGCGCTGCTCACCGGCGATTTCCCCGACCCGGTGACCATCACGCTGCCCAAGGGCCAGACACCGGCCTTCGCGCTGGCCGCCGAGGAACTCACCACGTCGTACGCCATGGCGGGCATCGTCAAGGACGCCGGCGACGACCCGGACGTCACGCACGGCGCGCTGGTGCGTGCCACGGTACGGCGGCTGCCGCCGGGCTCCGGAGTGGTCTTCAAGGCGGGTCCGGGGGTGGGCACGGTCACCCGCCCGGGACTCCCCCTGGACGTGGGGGAACCGGCGGTCAATCCGGTCCCGCGCCAGCTGATGCGCGACCACGTGGCGCTGGTCGCGGGCCGCCACGGCGGTACCGGGGACGTCGAGATCACGATCTCCGTCGACCACGGCGAGGAGATCGCCCGCTCCACCTGGAACCCGCGCCTCGGCATCCTCGGCGGCCTGTCGATCCTCGGCACCACCGGCATCGTCGTGCCCTACTCCTGCTCGGCGTGGATCGACTCGATCCGCCGGGGCGTGGACGTGGCGCGCGCGGCGGGGCGCACGCATGTCGCCGGGTGCACCGGCTCCACGTCGGAGAAGACGGTGATCGCCGAGCACGGCCTGCCCGAGGACGCGCTCCTGGACATGGGCGACTTCGCGGGCGCGGTCCTCAAGTACGTACGCCGTCACCCCGTGGACCGCCTCACCATCTGCGGCGGCTTCGCCAAACTGTCCAAGCTGGCGGCGGGCCACCTCGACCTGCACTCGGCCCGCTCCCAGGTCGACAAGGGCTTCCTCGCGGAACTGGCCCGCACGGGCGGTGCGTCCGGGGCCCTCGCCGAGAGCATCGCCGCCGCCAACACGGGCCTTGAGGCCCTGCGCCTGTGCGAGGCGGCGGGGGTCCCGCTGGGCGACCTGGTGGCGACGACGGCACGCGACGAGGCACTCGCGGTCCTGCGCGGCGCCCCGGTGACGGTGGACGTGATCTGCGTCGACAGGGCGGGGAACGTGGTGGGCAGGAGCGGGCTCGGCGGGCCCTTTCCCGGTGGGCGCTCCTAA
- a CDS encoding cobalt-precorrin-6A reductase, whose protein sequence is MHVLILGGTTEARRLAELLAGEAGLRVTSSLAGRVAAPRLPPGEVRVGGFGGVDGLADWLREHRVDALIDATHPFAGTISANAAAAAALAHVPPLALRRPGWVAADGDDWRPVGSLEEAARALPGLGSRVFLTTGRMGLAAFAGPELAGLWFLVRSVDAPERPIPARVEVLLDRGPFTLDGERELLRRHRIDVVVTKDSGGSATAPKLVAAREAGVPVVVVRRPPGPEGVAAVATPGEAVAWVRLLGG, encoded by the coding sequence GTGCACGTATTGATTCTGGGGGGAACGACCGAGGCCCGCCGCTTGGCGGAGCTCCTCGCGGGTGAGGCGGGGCTCCGGGTGACCAGCTCCCTCGCGGGGCGGGTCGCCGCGCCCCGGCTGCCGCCCGGCGAGGTCCGCGTCGGTGGTTTCGGCGGGGTCGACGGGCTCGCCGACTGGCTGCGCGAGCACCGCGTGGACGCGCTCATCGACGCCACCCATCCTTTCGCAGGGACGATCTCCGCCAACGCGGCGGCGGCCGCCGCGCTCGCCCATGTTCCCCCGCTCGCCCTGCGGCGGCCCGGCTGGGTCGCCGCGGACGGCGACGACTGGCGCCCGGTCGGCTCCCTTGAGGAGGCCGCGCGGGCCCTTCCCGGGCTGGGTTCGCGGGTGTTCCTCACCACGGGGCGGATGGGACTCGCGGCGTTCGCCGGACCCGAACTGGCTGGTCTCTGGTTTCTCGTACGTTCCGTCGACGCGCCCGAGCGGCCGATCCCCGCGCGCGTGGAGGTGCTCCTGGACCGGGGGCCGTTCACCCTCGACGGGGAGCGGGAGCTGTTGCGTCGGCATCGGATCGATGTGGTGGTGACCAAGGACAGTGGGGGTTCGGCCACCGCGCCGAAGCTTGTCGCTGCGCGTGAGGCGGGGGTTCCTGTGGTGGTGGTTCGGCGGCCTCCTGGCCCGGAGGGGGTTGCCGCCGTTGCCACGCCGGGGGAAGCCGTTGCCTGGGTGCGGCTGCTGGGTGGGTAA
- the cobJ gene encoding precorrin-3B C(17)-methyltransferase, whose product MTLRAVEVIASADVIAYHSARHGRSIARSIAAAHLRADHIEEPLVYPVTTEGTDHPGGYRGALDDFYEEAAARLAAHLDAGRTVAVLAEGDPLFYGSYQHMHKRLADRYPTEVIPGVTSVSAAAARLGEPLVEAEEVLTILPGTLPREELAARLAATDSAVVMKLGRTFGKVRGALERAGRLDEARYVERATMEGERTGQLADVDPESVPYFSVAVLPSRVAPLTGGPAPEPAASADPARGEVVVVGTGPAGPLWLTPETRGALAAADDLVGYTTYLDRVPHRPGQLRHGSDNRVESERAEFALQLAQRGRRVVVVSGGDPGVFAMATAVLEVASQDAYADVPVRVLPGVTAANAAAARAGAPLGHDYATLSLSDRLKPWEVIAERLAAAASADLVLALYNPGSRSRTWQVGKARELLLGYRAPDTPVVLARDVGGPEESIRIVRLADLDPAEVDMRTLLIVGSSQTEVVRRGGGDQVVWTPRRYPEG is encoded by the coding sequence ATGACCCTCCGCGCCGTCGAGGTCATCGCCTCCGCCGACGTGATCGCGTACCACTCGGCGCGGCACGGCCGCTCCATCGCCCGCTCGATCGCGGCCGCGCACCTGCGCGCCGACCACATCGAGGAGCCGCTGGTCTACCCCGTCACCACGGAGGGCACGGACCACCCCGGCGGCTACCGGGGCGCACTCGACGACTTCTACGAGGAAGCCGCCGCCCGGCTCGCCGCGCACCTCGACGCGGGCCGCACGGTCGCCGTGCTCGCCGAGGGCGACCCGCTCTTCTACGGCTCCTACCAGCACATGCACAAGCGCCTCGCCGACCGTTACCCGACCGAGGTGATCCCCGGCGTGACCTCGGTCAGCGCGGCGGCGGCCCGGCTCGGCGAGCCGCTGGTGGAGGCCGAGGAGGTCCTCACGATCCTGCCGGGCACGCTCCCGCGGGAGGAGCTGGCCGCGCGCCTGGCGGCGACGGACTCGGCGGTCGTGATGAAGCTCGGCCGCACCTTCGGCAAGGTGCGCGGCGCCCTGGAGCGCGCGGGCCGTCTCGACGAGGCCCGCTACGTCGAGCGCGCCACGATGGAGGGGGAGCGCACCGGCCAACTGGCCGACGTGGACCCGGAGTCGGTGCCGTACTTCTCGGTGGCGGTGCTGCCGAGCCGGGTGGCGCCGCTGACCGGCGGACCCGCGCCCGAGCCCGCGGCCTCGGCGGACCCGGCGCGCGGCGAGGTCGTCGTCGTCGGCACGGGACCCGCGGGCCCCCTGTGGCTGACCCCCGAGACGCGCGGCGCGCTCGCCGCCGCGGACGATCTGGTCGGCTACACCACCTACCTGGACCGCGTGCCGCACCGCCCCGGACAGCTCCGGCACGGCTCCGACAACCGCGTCGAGTCCGAACGGGCCGAGTTCGCCCTGCAGTTGGCGCAGCGGGGCCGTCGCGTCGTGGTCGTCTCAGGCGGCGATCCCGGCGTCTTCGCGATGGCCACGGCCGTACTCGAAGTCGCCTCGCAGGACGCGTACGCGGACGTCCCGGTGCGGGTGCTGCCCGGTGTCACCGCGGCCAACGCGGCGGCGGCCCGCGCGGGCGCGCCGCTCGGCCACGACTACGCCACGCTCTCCCTCTCCGACCGGCTCAAGCCGTGGGAGGTCATCGCGGAACGGCTCGCGGCGGCGGCTTCGGCGGATCTCGTTCTCGCCCTGTACAACCCCGGCTCGCGGAGCCGGACCTGGCAGGTCGGCAAGGCGAGGGAGCTGCTCCTCGGCTACCGTGCGCCGGACACGCCCGTCGTTCTCGCCCGTGACGTCGGCGGCCCCGAGGAGAGCATCCGTATCGTCCGCCTGGCCGATCTGGACCCCGCCGAGGTAGACATGCGCACGCTGCTGATCGTGGGCTCCTCGCAGACGGAGGTCGTGCGACGCGGGGGCGGGGATCAGGTCGTCTGGACGCCGCGGCGCTACCCGGAGGGTTAG